A single window of Leeuwenhoekiella sp. MAR_2009_132 DNA harbors:
- a CDS encoding type B 50S ribosomal protein L31 produces the protein MKKEIHPENFRVVAFKDMSNDDVFLTKSTANTKETIEVEGEVYPLVKLEISRSSHPFYTGKSKLVDTAGRIDKFKNKYKKFAK, from the coding sequence ATGAAAAAAGAGATACATCCAGAAAATTTTAGAGTAGTAGCATTTAAAGACATGTCTAACGATGATGTGTTTTTAACTAAATCTACTGCTAATACAAAAGAAACGATAGAAGTAGAAGGTGAAGTTTACCCGTTGGTAAAACTGGAGATTTCTAGATCATCACATCCATTCTACACCGGTAAATCTAAATTAGTAGATACAGCTGGTCGTATAGATAAGTTCAAGAACAAGTACAAGAAATTCGCTAAATAA
- the rplS gene encoding 50S ribosomal protein L19, with protein sequence MEDLISFVQNEFVEKKEFPEFGAGDTITVYYEIREGEKKRTQFFRGVVIQVRGTGVTRTFTIRKMSGTVGVERIFPINLPALQKIEINKQGKVRRSRIYYFRGLTGKKARIKEVRK encoded by the coding sequence ATGGAAGATTTAATCAGTTTTGTACAAAACGAATTTGTAGAGAAAAAAGAATTCCCAGAATTTGGAGCTGGAGACACCATCACTGTGTATTATGAAATACGTGAAGGAGAAAAGAAACGTACACAGTTCTTTAGAGGAGTTGTTATTCAAGTACGTGGTACTGGAGTAACCCGCACTTTTACTATTAGAAAAATGTCTGGTACTGTAGGTGTTGAGCGTATATTCCCAATCAACTTACCTGCACTTCAAAAAATCGAAATAAATAAGCAAGGTAAAGTACGTAGATCTCGTATTTACTACTTTAGAGGTCTTACTGGTAAGAAAGCTAGAATTAAAGAAGTTAGAAAATAA
- the trmD gene encoding tRNA (guanosine(37)-N1)-methyltransferase TrmD, giving the protein MRIDIITVVPDLLKSPFEASIMQRSIAKGLVEVHFHNLRDYTDSSYKQIDDYQFGGGAGMVMMIEPIDKCISALKEARDYDEIIYMTPDGETLNQGIANQVSLLNNVIILCGHYKGVDQRVRDQFITREISIGDYVLSGGELGALILCDAVIRLIPGVLGNETSALTDSFQDDLLAPPVYTRPAEYKGWKVPDILTSGNTPKIEEWREEQAYKHTLKRRPDLLKD; this is encoded by the coding sequence ATGCGCATAGATATTATTACCGTAGTTCCCGATCTTTTAAAGAGTCCTTTTGAAGCTTCTATAATGCAACGCTCAATTGCAAAAGGCCTTGTAGAAGTTCATTTTCATAATTTACGTGATTATACAGACAGTTCCTATAAACAGATAGATGATTATCAATTTGGCGGTGGAGCCGGTATGGTTATGATGATTGAGCCTATAGACAAATGCATAAGTGCATTAAAAGAAGCTCGTGATTATGATGAAATCATATATATGACTCCAGACGGTGAAACTTTAAATCAGGGTATTGCCAATCAAGTCTCACTGCTTAATAATGTTATAATACTTTGTGGTCATTATAAGGGCGTAGATCAGCGTGTACGAGATCAATTTATAACCCGTGAGATTTCTATAGGTGATTATGTTTTAAGTGGTGGTGAATTAGGTGCTTTAATACTATGCGATGCAGTAATACGGTTAATACCCGGAGTATTAGGCAATGAGACTTCAGCCTTAACAGACTCTTTTCAAGATGATTTATTAGCTCCACCAGTTTATACGCGACCGGCCGAATATAAAGGATGGAAGGTTCCAGATATTTTAACCTCTGGGAATACCCCTAAAATAGAAGAATGGAGAGAAGAACAAGCCTATAAACATACTCTTAAGCGCAGACCAGACCTTTTGAAAGACTAG
- a CDS encoding DUF6095 family protein, with product MGTDKEALVKGVQTMAMSLLFMFLGPGLIYQAFKNQEHPLYIPVLILGGVAAILAIYFGFKGINRIMDSMFGKK from the coding sequence ATGGGAACTGACAAAGAAGCTTTAGTAAAAGGTGTACAAACTATGGCAATGTCGCTGCTGTTTATGTTTTTAGGACCCGGTCTTATATATCAGGCTTTTAAAAATCAAGAGCATCCACTTTATATTCCTGTATTAATTTTAGGAGGTGTAGCCGCAATACTAGCTATCTACTTTGGGTTTAAAGGTATAAACCGAATAATGGATTCTATGTTTGGTAAAAAGTAA
- a CDS encoding DUF4199 domain-containing protein, translating into MKEQQQTTGKVALTYGTLLGVLSITQAVILYITNSLLDQNWVTAVVGFAIMIGMIVYGQMVFKKGNGGYMNFKEALKVGVGIAITGALIAALYNFIFLTFIEPGFVDLIVEKQREAMIEQSPNMTEAQIEQGLAMAGQFARPWVQASFQIVGGIFFGFIISLISGLILKTENPYQD; encoded by the coding sequence ATGAAAGAACAACAACAAACCACAGGAAAAGTAGCATTAACTTACGGGACACTATTAGGTGTACTTTCTATTACTCAAGCTGTAATCCTATATATTACAAACAGCTTATTAGATCAAAACTGGGTTACTGCAGTGGTAGGTTTTGCCATTATGATCGGGATGATTGTATATGGTCAAATGGTTTTCAAAAAGGGCAATGGTGGTTATATGAACTTTAAAGAAGCGCTTAAAGTAGGTGTAGGTATTGCCATTACTGGTGCTCTTATTGCTGCTTTGTATAACTTTATATTTCTAACGTTTATTGAGCCAGGATTTGTTGATCTTATAGTAGAAAAACAACGTGAAGCAATGATTGAACAATCTCCTAATATGACCGAGGCTCAAATCGAGCAAGGTTTAGCCATGGCCGGTCAATTTGCTCGCCCTTGGGTACAAGCTTCTTTTCAAATCGTAGGCGGAATATTTTTTGGTTTTATCATATCACTTATAAGCGGTCTTATTCTTAAAACAGAAAACCCGTACCAAGATTAA
- a CDS encoding glycosyltransferase family 2 protein produces the protein MQLSVVIPLLNEKESIQELYNWLLQVITSEQLTYELLFIDDGSTDGSWQLIEHLAESNPNIKGLRFNRNYGKSQALNAGFLAVQGDVVITMDADLQDSPDEIPELYRLITEEGFDLVSGWKKKRYDSVLSKNLPSKLFNAAARKTSGLKLHDFNCGLKAYRNEVVKNIDVYGDMHRYIPLLAKNAGFANITEKTVQHQARKYGQTKFGADRFIKGFLDLLTIWFVTHFAKRPMHLFGTLGAIMFMIGFGLAAYLGIDKLFINPTARLLTQRPQFYIALTSMIIGMQLFIAGFLGELLQRTKHERPRYLIKDKKGF, from the coding sequence ATGCAACTATCGGTAGTTATACCTCTTCTTAACGAAAAAGAATCTATACAAGAACTTTACAACTGGCTTCTACAAGTTATTACTTCAGAACAATTAACGTATGAGCTTTTATTTATAGATGATGGTAGTACAGATGGTTCTTGGCAGCTAATAGAACACCTTGCAGAAAGTAATCCTAATATTAAAGGATTACGCTTTAATAGAAATTACGGCAAAAGCCAGGCATTAAATGCCGGCTTTCTTGCTGTACAGGGCGATGTGGTTATCACTATGGATGCAGATCTGCAGGACAGTCCAGACGAGATACCAGAACTTTACAGACTCATCACAGAAGAAGGCTTTGACCTGGTTTCAGGATGGAAAAAGAAACGATACGATTCGGTCTTATCAAAAAACCTTCCGTCTAAATTATTTAATGCTGCAGCACGTAAAACCAGCGGACTGAAATTACACGATTTTAATTGTGGCTTAAAAGCTTACCGAAATGAAGTTGTAAAAAATATAGATGTGTATGGCGATATGCACCGCTATATTCCCTTACTTGCTAAAAATGCGGGCTTCGCTAATATCACCGAAAAAACAGTACAGCATCAGGCTCGCAAATATGGCCAGACAAAATTTGGCGCAGACCGCTTCATCAAAGGATTTCTAGACCTTTTGACAATATGGTTTGTCACGCACTTCGCAAAAAGACCTATGCACTTATTTGGCACTTTAGGTGCTATTATGTTTATGATAGGTTTTGGTCTTGCTGCTTATTTAGGCATAGACAAATTGTTTATAAATCCTACAGCTCGTTTACTAACACAGCGTCCTCAGTTTTATATTGCTCTTACCAGTATGATTATAGGAATGCAACTCTTTATAGCCGGTTTTCTTGGCGAACTCTTGCAGCGTACAAAACATGAAAGACCTAGATATCTTATTAAAGATAAAAAGGGTTTTTAA
- a CDS encoding TonB-dependent receptor, with product MIKNSFILFLLLGIISVSWSQNNHTLSGIITAASSNETLIGVNVLVPELNTGAVTNEYGFYSITLPEGSYDIQISFIGFNSISKAINLSENTKLNFSLAEATETLDEIIIEENIEKLSIRKPQMSVNALTASTIKQIPVVFGEADVIKSILLLPGVTSAGEGASGFNVRGGAVDQNLILLDEAIIFNSSHLFGFFSVFNPDAIKDLKLYKGGIPARYGGRVSSVLDIYQKEGNSKEFHANGGIGAIASRLLVEGPIVKDKSAFLIGGRASYAHLFLPLFDLDNKAYFYDLNAKLNYKLNETNNFYLSGYFGRDLFSVNESFVNVYGNATINLRWNHIFSDKLFSNLSLIYSDYYYGLELDFVGFQYDSGIRNFNLKYDFQHYLNNNLKLSYGINNIYYRFNPATIEPNRPDSGIVPSQLTHKFANEFSAYIEAEQDITSNLTLRYGVRLSHFTRLGQDSFSRYADDSPLIYNDNLKIYQPATPTEIETNTGTLATFTNLEPRASLSYTLNNSSSVKASYNRMAQYLHLISNTNSPTPLDVYAPSGPYLKPQILDQYALGYFKELADGDYSIETEVFYKDVQNRLDYRNGAQLIANDAIEGEVLVGKARAYGLEFLARKNEGDFTGWLAYTLSRSEQQTPGRLPGEVGINNGNWYASAYDKTHDISAYLNYKASKKWNFNANFVFQTGQPTNYPVSQSSFQGLITSNYGMRNQERLPSYNRLDISATLTPSRNIDRKVQGEWVFSIYNVYNRMNAASINFRQNEDTGVNEAVKTSIFGILPSVTYNFKF from the coding sequence TTGATCAAGAATTCTTTTATTTTATTCCTGTTATTAGGAATAATATCCGTCAGCTGGAGTCAGAATAACCATACCTTAAGCGGTATTATTACTGCAGCTTCATCTAATGAAACATTAATAGGTGTTAACGTTTTGGTGCCCGAATTAAATACCGGAGCTGTCACTAATGAATATGGCTTCTACTCGATCACCTTGCCAGAAGGGTCGTACGACATTCAAATTAGTTTTATAGGTTTTAATTCAATTTCAAAAGCAATTAATCTTTCTGAAAATACAAAGTTAAACTTCAGCTTAGCAGAAGCTACTGAAACTTTAGATGAGATAATAATTGAAGAAAACATTGAGAAACTAAGCATCAGAAAACCTCAAATGAGTGTAAATGCATTAACGGCATCAACGATTAAACAAATTCCTGTTGTTTTTGGTGAGGCAGACGTTATAAAATCTATTCTACTTTTACCGGGAGTCACAAGTGCCGGCGAGGGCGCAAGTGGCTTTAATGTAAGAGGAGGCGCTGTAGATCAAAACCTTATACTTTTAGACGAGGCTATAATTTTTAACTCCTCTCATTTATTTGGTTTCTTTTCTGTGTTTAATCCAGATGCGATTAAAGATTTAAAACTTTATAAAGGTGGTATTCCTGCTCGTTATGGCGGCAGAGTATCTTCAGTGCTCGATATTTATCAGAAAGAAGGAAACAGTAAAGAGTTTCACGCTAATGGTGGTATTGGTGCTATTGCAAGTAGACTACTGGTTGAAGGTCCTATCGTAAAAGACAAATCTGCCTTTTTAATAGGTGGTAGAGCCTCCTATGCGCACCTTTTTTTACCCCTTTTTGATTTAGATAATAAGGCGTATTTCTATGATTTAAATGCAAAACTGAATTATAAACTAAACGAAACTAACAATTTTTACTTATCTGGCTATTTTGGTAGAGACCTTTTTAGCGTCAATGAAAGTTTTGTAAATGTTTATGGTAATGCTACTATAAATTTAAGATGGAATCATATTTTCTCAGACAAGCTATTTTCTAATCTTTCACTCATCTACTCCGACTATTATTATGGTCTTGAGCTTGATTTTGTAGGATTTCAATATGACTCGGGTATTCGTAATTTTAATTTAAAGTATGATTTTCAGCATTATTTAAATAACAATCTAAAATTAAGCTACGGTATAAATAATATATATTACCGCTTTAATCCTGCTACTATTGAGCCTAATAGACCAGACTCTGGCATTGTACCGTCACAGCTTACCCATAAATTTGCAAATGAATTTTCGGCATATATTGAAGCAGAGCAAGATATTACAAGCAATCTAACCTTAAGATATGGGGTAAGACTGAGTCATTTTACAAGACTTGGTCAAGATTCTTTTTCTAGATACGCAGATGATAGTCCACTTATTTACAATGATAATCTAAAGATTTATCAACCGGCAACTCCTACAGAAATAGAAACCAATACCGGCACTTTAGCCACGTTTACAAACCTAGAGCCGCGTGCTTCGTTATCTTATACATTGAACAATTCAAGTTCTGTAAAAGCGAGTTATAATAGAATGGCTCAGTATCTACATTTAATATCAAATACAAATTCTCCTACTCCACTTGATGTTTATGCTCCTAGCGGACCTTACTTAAAGCCACAAATTCTTGATCAGTATGCATTAGGCTATTTTAAAGAACTAGCTGATGGCGATTATTCTATAGAGACTGAAGTGTTTTACAAAGACGTGCAAAACAGACTTGATTATAGAAATGGTGCGCAGCTTATCGCTAACGATGCTATTGAAGGCGAAGTTCTTGTAGGTAAAGCCCGCGCCTATGGGTTAGAATTTTTAGCACGAAAAAATGAAGGTGACTTCACCGGCTGGTTAGCTTATACATTGTCACGTAGTGAACAGCAAACTCCCGGTCGTTTACCCGGTGAAGTAGGAATTAATAATGGAAATTGGTATGCTTCAGCTTATGACAAAACCCACGATATAAGTGCTTATCTAAATTACAAGGCGAGTAAAAAATGGAACTTTAATGCAAATTTTGTCTTTCAAACCGGGCAACCTACAAATTATCCCGTAAGTCAATCTAGCTTTCAAGGTTTGATTACTTCAAATTATGGCATGCGTAATCAGGAACGGCTACCATCTTATAATCGATTAGATATTTCGGCTACACTTACACCTTCTAGAAATATTGATCGAAAGGTACAAGGAGAATGGGTATTTAGTATTTATAATGTGTATAACCGTATGAATGCTGCATCAATTAACTTTAGACAAAATGAAGATACAGGAGTTAATGAAGCCGTTAAAACCTCAATCTTCGGAATTTTACCTTCTGTAACATATAATTTTAAATTTTAA
- the murQ gene encoding N-acetylmuramic acid 6-phosphate etherase gives MNFTKVTEQDSTYRNLEKMSISEVLTSINTEDKTVPLAVEKAMPLIEKLVSKVVDQLKAGGRLFYMGAGTSGRLGVVDASECPPTFGVPHELVVGLIAGGEAAIRKAVEFAEDSTIQGWSDLQNYDITSKDFVIGIAASGTTPYVLHALKACNERNIPTGSITCNANCPISLEAKYPIEVIVGPEFVTGSSRMKAGTAQKLVLNMISTTTMIQLGKVKGNKMVDMQLSNDKLVDRGIRMIQAELDIDAKNAAQLLEEYGSVRAAITNYVK, from the coding sequence ATGAATTTCACTAAAGTTACAGAGCAAGACTCCACATATAGAAATTTGGAAAAAATGAGTATTTCTGAAGTATTAACCTCCATTAATACAGAAGATAAAACTGTACCTCTTGCTGTTGAAAAAGCTATGCCGCTAATTGAAAAATTAGTCAGCAAAGTAGTCGATCAACTTAAAGCAGGTGGGAGACTTTTTTATATGGGAGCAGGTACCAGCGGAAGATTAGGAGTTGTGGATGCCTCAGAATGCCCGCCTACTTTTGGGGTTCCGCACGAGTTAGTTGTGGGGTTAATTGCAGGAGGAGAAGCCGCTATTCGCAAAGCCGTTGAATTTGCCGAAGACAGTACAATACAAGGTTGGTCAGATTTACAAAACTACGATATAACATCTAAAGATTTTGTCATAGGCATTGCAGCTTCAGGCACGACGCCTTATGTATTACACGCATTAAAAGCGTGCAATGAACGTAATATACCCACAGGGAGCATAACGTGTAATGCCAACTGCCCTATTTCATTAGAAGCAAAATACCCTATTGAAGTAATTGTAGGTCCAGAATTTGTTACCGGAAGCAGTAGAATGAAAGCGGGTACTGCCCAAAAACTAGTGCTTAATATGATTTCTACGACTACTATGATACAGTTAGGTAAAGTAAAAGGCAACAAAATGGTAGATATGCAATTGAGTAATGACAAGCTTGTAGATCGTGGTATACGTATGATACAGGCAGAGCTAGACATAGATGCAAAAAATGCCGCGCAATTATTAGAAGAATACGGCTCTGTACGTGCAGCCATAACTAATTATGTAAAATAA
- a CDS encoding NADP-dependent isocitrate dehydrogenase, which yields MSTKTSTIAYTKTDEAPALATHSLLPIIRKFAKAANIELEVKDISLAARLLATFPDYLSDDQKVEDALAVLGELAKSPDANIIKLPNISASVPQLTEVIKELQAKGFSVPSYPEDAKTEEQKALRQRFAKVLGSAVNPVLREGNSDRRAPKPVKEYAKKNPHSMGAWSNDSKSHVATMSEGDFKSNEKSLTLQEATEVNIIHTDTNGTKTNLKANLPLKAGEVIDATVMSKKSLLAFLSEQINDAKAKDILLSIHLKATMMKVSDPIIFGHALRVYFKDVFEKYGEDLKSIGVDAKNGLAVLLNDIKKLPADKQQEIEKAIADTLNNRADLAMVNSDKGITNLHVPSDIIIDASMPAMIRNSGQMWNAAGKSQDTKAVIPDSSYAGIYQETIDFCKKHGAFDPRTMGTVPNIGLMAQKAEEYGSHDKTFEIPLDGNVQVVDALGNVLLEHTVEAGDIWRMCQTKDAPIQDWVKLAVNRARATGTPTLFWLDENRAHDAELITKVTLYLKDHDTEGLDIQIMSPELATRFTLKRMKAGEDTISVTGNVLRDYNTDLFPILEVGTSAKMLSIVPLMNGGGLFETGAGGSAPKHVQQFVEEGHLRWDSLGEFLALAVSLEHEAEANGNSKALVLAEALDNATIKFLDNNRSPSRNVNELDNRGSHFYLALYWAQALASQDKDTELKVHFAEIASELETNEAKILSELLEAQGSPVDLGGYYFPDEDKSEKAMRPSATLNAIINS from the coding sequence ATGTCAACCAAAACGTCTACAATAGCATACACAAAAACAGACGAAGCACCGGCTTTAGCTACACACTCTCTATTACCCATTATTAGAAAATTTGCCAAGGCTGCAAATATCGAATTAGAAGTTAAAGACATCTCTTTAGCAGCTAGGCTATTAGCAACATTTCCAGATTATCTTAGTGATGATCAAAAAGTAGAAGATGCCCTAGCTGTATTAGGTGAACTGGCCAAAAGTCCTGATGCAAATATTATTAAGCTTCCTAATATTAGTGCTTCTGTACCTCAGTTAACTGAAGTTATTAAAGAATTACAAGCCAAGGGCTTTTCAGTACCAAGTTATCCTGAAGACGCAAAGACCGAAGAGCAAAAGGCATTAAGACAACGTTTTGCAAAAGTATTAGGGAGTGCGGTAAATCCTGTTTTACGAGAAGGTAATTCAGACAGACGAGCTCCTAAACCGGTGAAAGAATACGCTAAAAAAAATCCTCACAGTATGGGCGCCTGGAGCAACGACAGCAAATCGCACGTTGCTACTATGTCTGAAGGTGACTTTAAATCTAATGAAAAGTCACTTACACTGCAGGAAGCTACTGAGGTTAACATAATACATACTGATACAAACGGTACAAAAACAAACTTAAAAGCAAATTTACCACTCAAAGCAGGTGAGGTTATAGACGCTACTGTAATGAGTAAAAAGTCACTTTTAGCATTTTTAAGTGAACAAATAAATGATGCTAAAGCAAAAGATATTTTGCTCTCTATACATCTTAAAGCAACTATGATGAAGGTTTCAGACCCTATCATATTTGGTCACGCACTTCGTGTTTATTTTAAGGATGTTTTTGAAAAATATGGCGAAGATTTAAAATCTATAGGTGTAGATGCTAAAAATGGCTTAGCCGTTTTATTAAATGATATTAAAAAATTACCGGCAGATAAGCAACAGGAAATTGAAAAGGCAATAGCAGACACACTTAATAATCGTGCAGATCTTGCTATGGTAAATTCTGATAAAGGAATTACCAATCTTCATGTACCCAGCGATATTATCATTGATGCCTCTATGCCTGCGATGATTAGAAACAGTGGTCAGATGTGGAATGCGGCTGGTAAATCTCAAGATACAAAAGCTGTAATCCCAGATAGTAGCTACGCGGGTATATACCAGGAAACTATAGATTTTTGCAAAAAGCACGGTGCTTTTGACCCCAGAACAATGGGTACAGTTCCTAACATAGGCTTAATGGCTCAAAAAGCTGAAGAATATGGTTCTCATGATAAGACTTTTGAAATTCCGTTAGATGGAAATGTTCAGGTTGTTGATGCTCTAGGTAATGTACTTTTAGAACATACTGTAGAAGCCGGAGATATCTGGAGAATGTGTCAAACTAAAGATGCTCCTATTCAAGACTGGGTTAAGCTCGCAGTAAACAGAGCTCGTGCAACAGGTACTCCTACTCTATTCTGGTTAGATGAGAATCGTGCACACGATGCAGAATTAATAACCAAAGTAACTCTGTATTTAAAAGATCACGATACTGAAGGTTTAGATATACAAATAATGTCTCCTGAGCTTGCAACCCGCTTTACACTTAAGAGAATGAAAGCAGGCGAAGATACGATCTCTGTAACCGGAAACGTTTTACGTGACTACAATACAGACCTGTTCCCAATTCTTGAAGTAGGAACCAGTGCAAAAATGCTTTCTATCGTTCCTTTAATGAATGGTGGTGGCTTATTTGAAACCGGTGCAGGTGGTTCTGCTCCAAAACACGTTCAGCAATTTGTAGAAGAAGGTCATCTTCGTTGGGATTCTTTAGGCGAATTTCTTGCTTTAGCTGTTTCATTAGAACACGAGGCTGAAGCTAACGGTAATTCAAAAGCATTAGTTTTAGCAGAAGCTTTAGACAATGCTACTATTAAATTCTTAGATAATAACAGATCTCCTTCACGTAACGTTAATGAGCTTGACAACCGCGGTAGCCACTTTTATCTAGCACTATACTGGGCACAAGCTCTAGCCTCTCAAGATAAGGATACTGAGTTAAAAGTTCATTTTGCAGAAATTGCAAGCGAATTAGAAACAAACGAAGCTAAGATTCTTTCAGAATTACTAGAAGCACAAGGATCTCCTGTAGATTTAGGTGGCTACTACTTTCCTGATGAAGATAAATCAGAAAAGGCAATGCGACCAAGTGCTACTTTAAATGCAATAATAAATTCATAA
- a CDS encoding DUF4249 family protein has translation MRTFIKYTAIAIFTGLITGCQETIDVDLPQTEERLVVDALMRIPQSNSNFVRAYLRLTLTTGFFEDTIPTVNDAIINLRSNTETFRLNLDGNGYYSAMVPRDQITNDEMTLTIFYKDEIYRSNTRFIASVPLDNLSQGDGSLFSGDETEVVVTYTDTPDQDNYYLFDLDQGQYLTSEDTFYKNQQFSFSYFYDEVKPQDTLNVELIGITKPFFDYMSIVINQSGSASGNPFAAPPSEIRGNVINDTDEAHYPLGYFAIGESFSDQIIIE, from the coding sequence ATGCGCACCTTTATAAAATACACAGCAATTGCAATTTTTACAGGGCTTATAACCGGTTGCCAGGAGACGATAGATGTAGATTTACCACAAACGGAAGAGCGACTGGTGGTAGATGCATTAATGCGCATTCCTCAATCTAATTCTAATTTTGTAAGAGCTTATTTGCGACTCACCTTGACTACTGGTTTTTTTGAGGATACGATACCTACCGTAAATGATGCAATTATTAATTTAAGAAGCAACACAGAAACCTTTAGACTTAATTTAGATGGAAATGGGTATTATAGCGCGATGGTTCCGCGAGATCAAATTACTAACGATGAGATGACGCTTACCATCTTTTACAAAGATGAGATTTACAGATCTAATACCCGTTTCATTGCTTCGGTACCTTTGGACAATTTATCTCAAGGAGATGGCAGTTTGTTTTCTGGTGACGAAACTGAAGTTGTGGTAACTTATACAGATACTCCAGACCAAGATAATTATTATCTTTTTGATCTCGATCAAGGGCAGTATTTAACTAGTGAAGATACTTTTTACAAAAATCAGCAGTTTTCTTTTTCTTATTTTTACGATGAAGTTAAACCGCAGGATACCCTTAATGTTGAGCTTATAGGCATTACTAAACCTTTTTTTGATTATATGAGCATAGTTATTAATCAGTCGGGTTCTGCTTCGGGCAATCCTTTTGCTGCACCACCTTCAGAAATAAGAGGAAATGTCATTAACGATACAGACGAAGCTCATTATCCTCTAGGTTATTTTGCTATAGGTGAAAGCTTCAGTGATCAAATAATTATAGAATAG